The genomic stretch CTGCCAGGAACGGAAGACCTCCCGGACGTCGGTCACCGAGTCGACCTTCTCCAGCAGCTCCCAGCCCTCGGCATAGGCCTGCATCATCGCGTACTCGATGCCGTTGTGGACCATCTTCGCGAAGTGCCCCGCGCCGACCTTGCCCGCGTGCACCGCGCCCAGGTCACCCTCCGGCTTGAGCGCGTCGAAGATCGGCTGCACCTTGGCGACGTTCTCCACGTCGCCGCCGTACATCAGCGCGTAGCCGTTCTCCAGGCCCCAGACGCCGCCGGAGACACCGCAGTCCACGAAGCCGATGCCCTTGGCGGCCAGCTCCTCGGCGTGCTTCTTGTCGTCCGTCCAGCGCGAGTTGCCGCCGTCCACGACGACGTCCCCGGGCTCCAGAAGCTCGGCGAGCTCGTCGACGGTCGACTGGGTGGCCGCACCGGCCGGGACCATCACCCAGACCACGCGCGGGCCCTTGAGCTTGCCCACAAGCTCTTCCAGGCTGTGGACATCCGCGAGGTCCGGGTTGCGGTCGTATCCGACGACGGTGTGGCCCGCGCGGCGGATCCGCTCGCGCATGTTGCCGCCCATCTTGCCGAGGCCGACGAGACCGAGCTCCATCAGTTGTTCCTTAGGTTGCTGTGGCGTGAGTGGCACCGTGGTACCTACGTCCGAGCCTAAACCCGGACGGTCACGCACACCTGTGGGCATACGCGCTCAAACGTATGCCCCGACCTGCGGTGTTGCCGTCAGCCACTCAGGCGGACCGGCATGATCAGGTACTTGTACGCCTCGTCCGCCTCGGCATCCAGCGCGGGCTTGCCGCTCAGCAGCGCGGGCTTCGTGGACGTGGTGAACGACAGCTGCGCCACCGGGGAGTCGATCGCGCTCAGGCCGTCCAGCAGGAAGGTCGGGTTGAAGGCGATCGAGATGTCGTCGCCCTCCAGCTGCGCGTCCACACGCTCCACAGCCTGTGCGTCGTCGCTGGAACCGGCCTCCAGGATCAGCACACCCTGCTCGAAGCTGAGCCGCACCGGGGTGTTCCGCTCGGCGACCAGGGCCACACGCTTCACGGCCTCCACGAAGGGCGCCGTCTCGATCACCGCGACCGAGTTGAACTCGGTCGGGAAGAGCGTCCGGTACTTCGGCAGGTCACCCTCGAGCAGCCGGGTCGTCGTACGCCGCCCCGCGCCCTCGAAACCGATCAGGCCCTCACCGGCACCGGACCCCGACAGCGCAAGCGTCACGCTGTCGCCGCTGGTCAGCGCCTTGGCGGTGTCCAGCAGCGTCTTCGCGGGCACCAGGGCCACCGCGGAGGCGTCCGGGTTCTCCGGCTTCCACAGGAACTCACGGACCGCGAACCGGTACCGGTCGGTGGAGGCCAGGGTGACCCGGTCGCCCTCGATCTCGATGCGCACACCGGTGAGCACCGGCAGGGTGTCGTCCCGACCCGCGGCGATCGCGACCTGGGAGGCGGCGGAGGCGAAGACCTCACCGGGAACCGTGCCGGTCGCCGACGGCATCTGCGGCAGCGCCGGGTACTCCTCCACAGGCAGTGTGTGGAGTGTGAATCGCGAGGAGCCGCAGACCACGCTCGCCCGTACACCGTCTGTGGAAATCTCCACCGGCCGGTTGGGCAGAGCGCGGCAGATGTCGGCGAGCAGCCGGCCGGAGACGAGGACCGTGCCCTCCTCCTCGACCTCGGCGTCCACCGAGACCCGCGCGGAGACCTCGTAGTCGAAGCCGGACAGGCTCAGCTGGCCGTCCTCCGCCTTCAGCAGCAGGCCGGCGAGGACAGGCGCCGGCGGGCGGGCCGGGAGGCTGCGCGCCGCCCAGGCCACGGCCTCCGCGAGTACGTCGCGTTCCACCCGGATCTTCACTGTTGCCGCCTCCTGCTGTTGCCGGCGCTTCTCGCCCTGCCTGGCTTCGTCGTCTGTCTCGGTGTCGTCGGTCCCTGTGAGGGGAAGGTCACCGGGGAACAGTCTGACGCACGGCACTGACAGTAGGTGCCTCTCGGGGTCAAGTCGTGACGAGGGGTAGCCGGGAGCCGGACGGCGAGTTGTGCACAGGGCCCCCTTCGAAACGAAATCCCAGCTCTCTCTAGTTGGGAGTAGTAGTAGGGGCTGTGGAAACGGTGGATAACCTCGTTTGCCCAGCTCAGAGCGGGAATTTTGTCCACTGGTCCTGTGGGCGGAGCCAGTGGACAACCGGCCGTTTCTGTGGAGAACAGAAAGTTCTGCACACCCCATGCACAGGCTGAGGCGAGTTGTCCCCAGCGGCGTCCCCAGCTTTACCCACCTTTCCCACAGGCCAACCCGGCACCTTTGTGTGACGCCTTTCACTCGACGCGGTGAGAAGGCGCGTCACGTTGCCGAACAGTGGAGAGTGATGTGGAGAAGCTGGGGATCGCTGGGGACAACTCGCCTCAGCCTGTGGGTTGTCGGTGGACAACTTTCTGCACAGCCTGTGGATCAGCTCGTTGTCCACAGCCTGTGGAGATCCTTTGTCCACGAATCCACAGGCGGCTGAGCTGGGCTGATGGTCTTTCAACAGCACGGCCTGTGGACATTATCTGGACAACTCGGCAGTCCCCAGGATGTGGACGGAAGAAA from Streptomyces davaonensis JCM 4913 encodes the following:
- the gnd gene encoding phosphogluconate dehydrogenase (NAD(+)-dependent, decarboxylating), with amino-acid sequence MELGLVGLGKMGGNMRERIRRAGHTVVGYDRNPDLADVHSLEELVGKLKGPRVVWVMVPAGAATQSTVDELAELLEPGDVVVDGGNSRWTDDKKHAEELAAKGIGFVDCGVSGGVWGLENGYALMYGGDVENVAKVQPIFDALKPEGDLGAVHAGKVGAGHFAKMVHNGIEYAMMQAYAEGWELLEKVDSVTDVREVFRSWQEGTVIRSWLLDLAVNALDEDEHLDKLRGYAQDSGEGRWTVEAAIDNAVPLPAITASLFARFASRQDDSPQMKMIAALRNQFGGHAVEKK
- the dnaN gene encoding DNA polymerase III subunit beta produces the protein MKIRVERDVLAEAVAWAARSLPARPPAPVLAGLLLKAEDGQLSLSGFDYEVSARVSVDAEVEEEGTVLVSGRLLADICRALPNRPVEISTDGVRASVVCGSSRFTLHTLPVEEYPALPQMPSATGTVPGEVFASAASQVAIAAGRDDTLPVLTGVRIEIEGDRVTLASTDRYRFAVREFLWKPENPDASAVALVPAKTLLDTAKALTSGDSVTLALSGSGAGEGLIGFEGAGRRTTTRLLEGDLPKYRTLFPTEFNSVAVIETAPFVEAVKRVALVAERNTPVRLSFEQGVLILEAGSSDDAQAVERVDAQLEGDDISIAFNPTFLLDGLSAIDSPVAQLSFTTSTKPALLSGKPALDAEADEAYKYLIMPVRLSG